The following nucleotide sequence is from Gasterosteus aculeatus chromosome 5, fGasAcu3.hap1.1, whole genome shotgun sequence.
aatgtacCATAACTGACTGAATGAATATCCGGCTGTATTGAAGAAGTCTTTAAACTGGAAATCAAGACCATAAgctcatgtttacaatatttaatgAGGAAATAAGtcaagagaagtagagtcattttctcagacGTGGTCGATTCTCTACACGATCAGGAGTTTCCCCCTGGTGGCCATTTGGTGGAGTGCAGCTTTAACAAATAAAGCATCAGCTTCACTTTTCACAACACAGAGTTTGCTGCTTAGTTTCAACATGAAAAGTGGCAACACAACCAGTGTCACATCTTTCTTCATCTTTTCTCTCCATTCCCTTCTAAATACATCGGTAAATTTGTTTACTAAATCCACTATTGAGTGATGCATGAATACGTCTTCAGCCTTTGTCTTGTTATATGACGGGTAATAGTAGAATACGATGAAATTATTACAAGACCAACACAACCACCGAGTTGATGATCTCGCATCGGGAGGGACCACTGAGCTGATGTCTTACCGACGGCCACTGCCGGGTCTCCTGGAGGAGAAGGGCTGGTGATGAAGTCTCCGAGGAGCGCTGGGCGGTCGTACACCCAGTTAGGAAACACGGGGTTGGGCTGCGTGGGGTTCTTCTTGTTGTGTTTGTCCCTCAGCATCTTCCGCGTGACCTCAGCTGGCTGCAGACAAAACCACCAAGGTACGGGAAGTTTCATTTAGAGGCTGAATTCGACCAAACAAAGTCTTTCCCATAAGCAAGTTCTGGTGAAGAATAAAGTACTCCAACTGTTTCAATGTTCCCTGCCGGGCTTAATAAACTACCTAAAGCGCCTCTTATCAATGTGTTCCCTCCTTCGCTCCTCTTACAAATGTTTCCTCTCCATGTTCTAAAGTAGAGAACTATGGGGAGATTTTCCTTTTCCGATGTGAGGACAAGCACAGAGGAGGCTCTGTGTCGATTCTCTCGTGTCTTGTGAAATGATCTCCGGAGTAAGAAACGCTCACCAGAGGAGCGTTGGAGCTCGCAGTCACGTTGCCCAGCTTCTTCCGCAGCTCGTCCAGTTCCTGCATGGACATCTTTGTGCTGGTCTGAGGCAGCGTGTAACTGGTGGTTGAGGTTGATGTCGTGTTCGCAGATGACTCCGATCTCTCTTTGGCATTCTGCTGCAGAAATGGAAGtgtctgaaaagaaaaatatatcaaaacaaAGCTGTGAGACGTTGGGAAGAGAAAGGTCACCTTGTACGGTTCAACGTGGGGGAAATCAACAAATTGAGCCACATTAGATACCAGTGAATGCTgtcaatattttattaatatctgGCTCATTAACATTTGTTATGTTTTTGAGGCAGAATTTAGTATTATCTACTTATTCATTTACACTACACCCATAAAAACCCCATGATTCATTCTTCACATGATAATCCTTTTAGATCTGAAACGCCAAACGGATGAAATTCAttcataacaaaccaaaccCTTTAACAATCGGCTTATCAACAATGTATTACCTCTTTATCCTCACAGAGTTTGGAGAGCAGATAAACCAGAGGGTCCAAGTTTCGAACATTTTTGGACTTGAGCTCCTCGTACTTCCTCAAGAAGTCCTCTGGGGTTTTAGAGAACTCTGCTAATTTGACCTGGAAACAATATAAACAGCCGGCATAAAGAGAAtatcaacacatttatttccgCAGGGAGTGTGACAAATCATTTTCATAGAAACATGCTTCTTTCAAACCAGATCTTAAGCCGTTGTTGGTTTGATTGCTGTTCATGTGCTAAATGCGCTGGTTTTACCGCAAAGTATTATTTAGCCTTTTTTGCcttaaaagtgagcagagggaattaATGTTCCACAAGAAGTTTACGGTAGAGACTAGGCCTAATTTCAAACCCTTATTCACAACGGGAGAATATGTGTTACAACCATACAAGTCTCTTGGCTGCTGTAACAAGTCCTGCAGCGATTAATAACGTAGAACAGAGCCCCAGTTTATCCAACCAGCCGTTGCATGCACCAGCCGTTCTTTACGGACATCACGTCCCCTTCGGGACACTGTGGTCCGACCTTTTCCGTGACCTGAAAGCTGAGTTAAACCTTTCAGCAGTCCCAGGGCGCGCACCTTGGCACTGTGGGCGGACACGGTGGTGGTGACGTAGGGGGTCCGGTGTTTCTGCAGGAGGTCGATGTAGCCCTCCGCTCCGTCGCCTCCCCGGACGTGAAGCAGGCTGAGCAACTCGTTCACGTCGTGGTGGATCCTGAACTCGCTCATGGCTCAGGATTCTgaagtgaaaacaacaacaacacagaagaAGGAGGTTAGCTCGTAAGTTCTTACTATAGCTAGTAAGTTCATGCTGGAAAAAAATAACTCATCTAATTTGATGTCTCAATTGTAAACCTTGCCGGTTCTTACAAGAGAAATAACGGTTGGTTATGTGATGCTAATAGCTTGCTAACTGGCTAAAACCGGGCAAAATGAACTATGGGGATGCTAACCGCTTAGCTAGCTCATACCGAAGGAACCGTAACATCCACAGAGCCGTTATAACAACTTTACACAGTTATTATAAGCATCGTTTCAGGTGGAACCAAAGTCTGTACGTGTACCTGTCAGCTGCGTCTGGTTCAataacaacagcaaacacacgaGCAGAGGTAAAACGCGCCCACAACGAGTCAaatccttcttcttttcttgcTGTAATACATGTAGTAGCTGAGGCACACTGCCCTTCACAGGTCAACCACGGTACTGCAGCTGTATATAGCGGCTGATAATATTACCACCAATACATGTAGTGCTTGTAAAACTGTACATTTATGGCACTTAAAAAATTAACTTTACATagtttgtttcaaatgtttttattgtggaggttccttttcaaaaaagacaaaacatggaCTTGACATGCTTATTGTGCTGCTATCAGGAGACTCGTTTTTCACTCCTTTTGTGTCTCGTCCAACTGTCGCtaggtttcttcttctttggtgtgtTGAACCAACCCCGACTAAACAAGAGCGTGtctgcttttattctgaaaagcgGAAACACAGCGGAAGTAAACAGTAATCACGTTACAACCCGGAAGAAttgcctctttttcttctcctctcctctcgatTTAGCGTTTGAACAGGACGAGAATGAGCGATTTATCCCGTCAAGACACGATCATACGCGGTGCTGCCGCCGCCGTACAGCCTTCAGGGGTCTTATCCGTGTCTTAAATCTTCCGGCGACTCGACGTGCGAGAGGCGTCCGAGTGCGAGCAGCAACGCCCCTGATGCCAGCCGAGAAAAACACCCCTCGCCCTGTTTACAAATCGGCCGGGAGAAATTGTTTCCTCGCAGTGTGGCCTTAGATAATCGTgcggttctgtgtgtgtgtttgacagccgGAAgaattaacaaaagaaaaagaaaagaagaaaaaaaaacatggctgaACTGCATGTTGTGGAGCCGAGCGGCACAGGCACCATCGAGCAGCCGGAGCACCGCGACGTTCGCGGCTCTCTGCGCCTCGCTTCGCCCACCCTCATGGTCCCGCCGCGGGGCAGCCAGCTCAGCCCCGGCGGCGTGTcaggcggcagcggcggcgggcgCTCGGTGTTCGGGTTCCCGGCGAAGAGCAACGCGGGCTCCCCGGCCGAAACGGCGGAAAAGCCCGGTTCGCGCTGGGTTCGGCTGAACGTCGGCGGGACGTACTTCGTCACAACCAAACAGACGCTGTGTCGCGACCCGAAGTCGTTCCTGTTCCGGCTTTGTCAGGAGGACCCCGACCTGGACTCCGACAAGGTGAGCACAGGGAGGCCGCCGTAAAGAGATGCATTCACGGGGCGGTTCACCAGCACTTATCGTCTGATGGCAAAGTGATGATAGTATCCAGTATCACGTGTTTACATCTAATTTGTTGTTTTGAGcaaatttgtttttaatatgcCAATATTTTCAAAGTCATGTTCTATGATTATTATACATAATgcaaaatgtacatttcaaaaTTCATCCACCATCAGAAACAATACTTTTTTAATTACCAGAGTTAAATGTGTATGTTACGGGTACTTTAAGCATATAGATGAATAACTGCATGGGAAATTAAATAATAAGACGACACTTTCAGGGGagtgttttagttttattgtAGAGACCCGTTTGGCATTCATCGTCTAACAATTGATGTCCACGATTttgttacatgtcatttagctgacgcttttatccaaagcgaataacaataagtgcatttcaacaataaggatacaaactcaaaagaacaacaaaGTCATCAAaaaagccgatttacaacttgctataggtaagagccattataaatacaatttaaggactacaatttgttagtcttttcatgatctagtcgagtgttttgctctcagtgagggaggaactagcagatgcagagagcgcgggtcgggatgttgggtttgaccatgtcctggaggtaagctggacccgatccattcacagcatggtacgtgagcaccaatgttttgaactggacgcgggcggccaccggtagccagtgaagagagcggaggagtggagtagtgtgggagaatttcgaaaggttaaagaccagtcgagctgctgcattctggatgagctgcagaggtggaatggcggtagCGGGGAGACCTGGAGGGAGGTAGTTACAGTAGTCGAGGCGGGAGAGGacgagcctgaatcagtacctgcgccgccttctgagtgagaaggggacgtattcgtTAAAGTCAGCTGGTTGCTTTTAAAGGACTCATCTTCTTTTTGTGGAACATTTCTAAACTAATCCTCCTCAACCTCCCACCCCCGTAGGACGAGACAGGCGCCTACCTGATCGACAGGGATCCCACGTACTTCGGCCCCATTCTCAACTACCTCCGACACGGAAAGCTGATCATGGATAAAAACCTGGCAGAGGAAGGTGAGagagcgtttaaaaaaaaactatcgtCTCGCAGGTGAGCGTTGATTGAGACCAAGGACTAAAGAGTTTCATTGTTTCCTCCTCAGGGGTTCTGGAGGAGGCCGAGTTCTACAACATCGCGTCTCTGGTGCGGCTGGTGAAGGAGAGGATACGGGACAACGAGAACCGGACGTCTCAGGTACGAGGACGCCAGACTTTCCTCCAGTGCCAACACAGACCATCCGCATCGCTGAactttgctgtttgtgtgtgtgcgtgtgtgtgtgtgcgtgcgtgtcggcCCCCAGGGACCCGTGAAGCACGTGTATCGAGTGCTTCAGTGCCAAGAGGAGGAGCTCACGCAGATGGTCTCGACCATGTCGGATGGCTGGAAGTTTGAGCAGGTGCACAAAAATGCagctttttatattttgtgtccCGTTTTATCGTGTTGGAGAGACGGCTCCAACATTTTTATTCAGTTATTATCCCCTTCTAAGAGGTACTGCATcaaacatgcattttatttttccaaagaaGTGGTTCAAACATGATTTCTGTCGGTACGACAAAGAAATGAAGTGCTAATATGGATTCAACTTTGCATTCCGGCGCTCATTTAACTGAATTTATTTCAATAATACAACCACACAACAATATTTCAACCACCTTTTTAATATCATTGTATGAATTATTTTTAACATTAAGGTTTGTGAATACTGCAACTAATGGTTGCTTTCTCTTAATGGTGTTCTGTTTTTCTTACTCTCAATTTggttaatttaattattttgtcattaGAATATCTGCAGCTACTAAAATGTGTTGTGTCCACCAACGATCTAAAATCTAGATATAATAATAGATGGATTACAGATTTTAAGAACGTGTTTCTTTCTCGCAGCTCATAAGTATCGGCTCCTCTTATAACTACGGCAACGAGGACCAGGCCGAGTTTCTATGTGTCGTCTCTCGGGAACTCAACAACTCCACCAACGGCATCGTCATCGAGCCCACCGAGAAGGCCAAGGTgagtgcctcccccccccccccccctcccccattcaGAAATGTCTTTAACCTCCTGCAACATTACAGAATACAACTGAATCTTAATCTGCAGCAGACAACGTACACAAACAGTCACATGGTCTCTCCATATGACACGCACTATATTTATATTACTGCCTCATGTCCTCTCATAAATCAGAGGAGTTCTTTATTGATCAATGTGTCTATTCAgtgtataaaatgtaaaatatgtggGAAGGGCTCGATTTAAATATCAAAACGGTCAACATAATGTgaatatatttagtttttttctttgtctttttatgcTCTGTCCTCTGATGACCTCACCAATAAGTAAGCCTCCTCTGAAGCGACTTCTTTGACCTGTGTTTCTGTCCTCAGAtccttcaggaaagaggctcgAGGATGTGAGGAGACGCCAAAATAACATTTCATCcacgaaaaaacaaaacaaaaactataacACAGAACATTTTCTCCCGTTTTTATTGCGATCTAAAAATTTGCCATCAACATCCTGCAGCAACAGGACACcgaccttcctcttcctcctcttcctcttccatcaACAGCTTCAGGCTTCAGTATAAAATGGATTAGAAGCAAGCGGGTTTCCTCAAAGCTCTTGTGGTGCTGATGGAGCGTAGAGCTTCtactcatcagcagcagcagcatcacttTTGCATTCGGCTCGGTTGTCAGAATTCTCCTCAGGACTTTCACAGGACGTAAAGGAGCGAACACAACTCTGCGTCCTTCAAAATCCTtttccggaaaggcaagcacaagaatttcattACACAGGGcctgtgtaaatgacaataaaaaaataaattaaaaaaatctttgaatcttcaACTGTATCCCGGCAATGGACAGAacgtcccccgtccccgtcaGAGGCAGGTCAGAAGTGGAATCCAAGCCTGCTGGATGCAACGTTTTCCTCTTTCAGAAACACCTGAGATGAAGCGCCTCCTTTCAGTCGTcctctcctcatcttcctcatcatcatcctcctctgtTTCCAGCAACCCGGCTCCATTTGGTCGCCGCCTCCGGGGAGAACGTTTGGGGATATTACTGTGCGGGAAAAGAAGAAAGCGACTGACTCTAAATGACTACACTTTATCGAGGCATGTGAGGACTCTATATACATCTATATCGGCGACACGATGACATTTTATGAAAATGGTGTAATTACTGATTTCTGTATCATGGTTgtcatatatttacatatttccaGTGGGTGAGTTGATTTTAAACGACGGGTGAGAATATCGCTTTCCATGACCCCGTTCACATGGACGTGAGTAAGTGTGTGCAGTGCTTTTTAATGTCCACCATTGAAACATCACAACAATTAATCAGCTGCACGTTTTCTGTAAGTGTTCCTCCTGCTTTGATCTCTCGCAT
It contains:
- the kctd2 gene encoding BTB/POZ domain-containing protein KCTD2, translating into MAELHVVEPSGTGTIEQPEHRDVRGSLRLASPTLMVPPRGSQLSPGGVSGGSGGGRSVFGFPAKSNAGSPAETAEKPGSRWVRLNVGGTYFVTTKQTLCRDPKSFLFRLCQEDPDLDSDKDETGAYLIDRDPTYFGPILNYLRHGKLIMDKNLAEEGVLEEAEFYNIASLVRLVKERIRDNENRTSQGPVKHVYRVLQCQEEELTQMVSTMSDGWKFEQLISIGSSYNYGNEDQAEFLCVVSRELNNSTNGIVIEPTEKAKILQERGSRM